The Etheostoma cragini isolate CJK2018 chromosome 10, CSU_Ecrag_1.0, whole genome shotgun sequence nucleotide sequence AAGTTACTTGTAGGGGACGTGGAAGAGTTAAGATCCATTGTCACCCGTTTAAAGAGTGTCTTTATGGGAGCCTAAGTCTTTAAATACcttcagaaaaagaagaaaaatggcgAATCAGCAAAGAAAGTAGTGATGCATGTGTGGCTGTTTCCTGTCCGTCGCAGAAACCAGCCCCCCTCAAGCCGGAACCAAAGGTCAAGAAGGCAGCAAAGGTGAGATATGCTAGCGCTGATCCTGAATCAAccagacactgtgtgtgtgtgtgaatatccAGCCTGCTAACGGCGTGTCTTGTGGCCACTGCAGAAAGAAAAGGCTGTGAACGATAAGAAGGAGGACAAGAAGACCAAGAAGGCAAAGGAGAACGCAGAGGCGGAGGCGAACGAGGAAAACCACTCTGAGAACGGCGAGGCCAAGACCAACGAGGTGGGTAGACCGCAACACCTGTCATTTAGACGTAGACCTGCAGAATCAACTTAAACCGCCTCAAAGTTGTGATGTTGACCCATAACGTGACCCGTCTACGATCTGTCCCACAGGTGGAGGACGCCCCCGAGGAGGCCAAGGAGGAGGCCAAGTCCGAGTAGCACCGACGCCCTAGCTTCCTCCTCTTCAGTCCCTGTCCCTCCCCCCAAAcccccagccagccagccagccccCCCAAGTCTCTCACATGGTTTCCCTCCAAGGCGTATTGTTAACAGAGGAATATTTTTATCAATGATTTTATAAGTATCCGTACAGATTTTTAGCACAAAAAGCAAAGCTGATTATGGAGCGCCTTGCAGATTTGCAGTGGTCATATCAAGTGTCTGCAAGCAAGATGAACAcactaaaatcttttttaaatggcatttcATGATTATTGAAGGCTTGTTTGGTGTAGAAAGTGTGTCCCTGCCGGATTGGCTATGTTGTGAGTTGTgtattcctgtgtttttttcccctctgtcctcctcctcctctcttcttcctccacagATTAGACCCTCCCCCCTACAGTTCAGCCTTTCTCCATGTTTTATTATAACGGTTCAGCCATGTTAATGTGGCTGATTCTTTTAGACCTCCTAAATGTGCAGTGAGTTCCCTTTTTGCTTCTGTCtcgttatttttttcttttcttttttttttcattgaaatcgtgtttaaaaaaaaaaaaaagcgtgtTGTCCATAAGAAAGAGGAAGACGAACATGTGAAACATTCCGGGAACAGCAATGGCCTCCGACCTGTCTCCTAGACGACCCTGCGTGTGAAACAGCTCCTGCTCAATCCACGCTGTCATGTCAGCTTTTCTTAACACTCTGGTTTTTTTAATCGATTGAATTTGGAAACCTTCTCTGACAAATGCAGGTGTCTGGTCCCTCTCTTATGTTCTGAAATTctcttaataaaaacaagtctTGGGAATTTTCCTCGATATCATGTGACTCGCGTTTGTTTCTTTAAGAACTACAGAATGATTGAAGTTGGGAGCTTCCACATGCACACTAATTATTAGAAGTTAAAAAAGGAGGGGTGTTACCTTATATAAGTGTGCATCTACAGCTAAAGTCAACTCAAGAAATGGCACAGGGTGTCTTTATTTCTAGTGGTCGTTTCGTCAGTAAATGCAACAATAAAACTttaaatctacagtatattgtagCCTTCAAACCTGTAACCTCGCTCGAATGCGGTCCATTCAGCCCACGTGAGAGCTTTTCAGTGTTTATCTGTGTAGAGAGAGATGTCAAATCAGACCGCGTACGTTCATTTTCTAACATGCAAGACCTAAACCAAGATTCTGACAGCCCCAGTGACCTCGGCCACTCTATAAAGCCAATCTTTCCTTTGAGGCTTGATAGCTGGAGATTAGTTGATCCTCCAAACCCACCTTAGGTGGGTGGTAGCAGAGGATTTCCACCAAAAGGACTGATCCCACAGGTCTGTTGGTGTAGATCCACAGGGAGGTCAGGACAGCAAAAGGTCAGCCATGGGACACTATTCCCCCATAAAGAGGGTGTGTCTAAATAGGAGACATTTGCGTCTCCATTCTTCGTCTGTTAAAGAATGACTCACCCTTGTGACTCGTTGAAATATTCCAGTAGAGTATTCACTCAACAGCAGAATAAAGGCCGCAGCTGAAGCCTGTACCTTTCATTCCCCTTGTCTTGTAGCCATCACATGACAGAGGGAAGTCATCTTTAATCTGCCTTTAGACATCACACATTCAGATTTCACTCTACATGAACTCAAGCATGAGTGCTGTGACCCACATTTACCCCAACCCGCACACAAAATATCCCCAGCATCACATAAAGAGCTCCATATTGAGTTCATGCATGCTGTGCTACGTGCACCGGCTCATATAAGAAGCCTGGAAGCAGCAGGAATGAGAACATGCATGTAGTCATTTAAACTACACAGGATGAATAGGTTTTCTGAGctttgacgtgtgtgtgtgtgtgtgtgtgtgtgtgtgtgtgtgtatgtgtgtgtgtgcacttgccTCCAGCATCgaaagtgtgtgaatgtggaTAAGAAGGCATGTTCACTGTGTTCTCACTCACTTGATGCTCATTTTGATATGCAAGGCAACGTTTGTGTAATTATATATGGTGCAAAAGACTTGCATTGtcctttttcaaaatatatatttatgttttaaagacTTGAGCTTTCTTATAACTTTAAATCAGGATTTTCCACACCATTGTTGGATGTATGTCGGATTCCTTCCGCTCTTCTGTGCAGCAGTGGCAGCCAGGTTGCAGCCCCTCTGACCTGCATTGTCATGGCCGAGCGGCGGGCTCCATTTTGTCGATATGTTGTTGGTGCAGAGCGTTCTTTGCGCCGCGCCGCCGCTAGATGGCAGACTTGCCTTATCTTTAACTCCTTCAAACACAGAGGAGCTCTGCTCATGGCAGCCTCATTGATGTtgtcactacccaatgtgagtcgagtgcagatttgagtcgcgcatgctcagatgtaaatgGTTTACGGCATAAAGTCGAGTCAGACcatagacatttaaagaaatggaccaacagatcctgaCGGAGACTTGAAAATAGAAGCTCTTTTTcggtgatggctaggcgttactgcgcagcctctaACTGACCTTGAAGACGTAGATATGACGttagcaacctgtctgaaagttgtaagtcttctggtagctgtgcaagagaaatctcaatcattcctaatcagcagagacggagaggtatgTATATGTTAGTAGATAAcgtaggcacaggctaattactgctaactaacatgctagttaacattaacatagggacaggctaattactgctaactaacatgctagttaacattaacataggcacaggctaattactgctaactaacatgctagttaacattaacataggcacaggctaattactgctaactaacatgctagttatcattaacataggcacaggcgaattactgctaactaacatgctagttaacattaacatagacacaggctaattactgctaactaacatattaaattaacattaacataggcacgggctaattactgcaaattaacatgctagttaacattgacatagacacaggctaattactgctaactaacatgctagttaatattagtaattaaatgttaatgttaactagcatgttaattagcttgtgcctatgttattgttaactagttagcagtaattagccagtgcctatgttatctcctaacatatgcctacctctctgtctctgctgattgggaatgattgagatttctattggcacagctaccagaagactcttcaagctcagttggaggctgcacagtaacgcaGTTActagttgtgtttgatgctaacttgtagccagtaGTGAACCAACTAAGTTAAGGTGGTccttttttactgtgttgacatcaCAGATGTCTCTCTTTAGCATCTTGCAgactacttgtcgcaaagtgacgcatgtgcaacacaaatctgcactcaactcacatcggggagtgacaggtGTATTAAAAGAACGGGCAGCCTGGGTGAGCTTTGATAAGCCTTCCCTTTCATTAGTTGATAGCCTCCATTAACACGTGTTATTATGCCTTTCCCCTGAGGCGTATGACTAGGAATCAATGAAAAACAGGAGACAGATCACAGCATTCATCACAAAAAGACACTTCAAAAGTGGATCCTTCCAggctttcaaaaacaaaacaaaattttctctttcattcatttGCCCCCTCATACTTTCTTTTAATCCTCTGTCAGCATGCATCTGTTTGATTTTACCTGTATTCAACCAGACAGTTCAATTAAGAGCAAATTCTCATCATCATGAACTCGGCATCCTCCTGTGTTTATCTATTGATGGAGTGCATTGATGTGAGGTGAAAACTAAAGGTAATGTAGGCTTATATCGATCACACAGAAAGTTTCTTATCTCAGACACGGtggtctgtttgtctttttttgtctgttgccACGCCGCCTTCTTTCATCAGTGCAGCCCTTATTCCTCCTCCTATTGATCTGTCCATCCATCATGCGTCCTGTGATCAGCCCCTCTTACTCGTTAACGCCTTTGATACTGAGAAGCCTCTCCCTGAGGCATTCTGACATCTAAGAGCTGATTCTTCCAATATTATTTCATCTTTTGTCTGTGCATGTTTGCTGCCTCAACTGAATGCCCGCctaactgtctgtctgcacTTCATTTAAATCTCAGGGGAGTTGTGCCCCCACCCCAGTGTGCACTCTCATTCTGTCCTCTCTAACTCTATGATGGGTTATGATATGTTGACTAAAATAACCCcctttcccttccttttttcaaacatgCACATACCCTATTCTGTCATCCCACGCAttcccagcccccccccccccccccccccccccccccccccccccccccccccccccccccccccccccccccccccccccccccccccccccccccgccccgcccccctacacacacacacacacactcatccactGTCCACATCGCTCTGGTCAGGGTCTCGCACCCAGGGTGGACtgaatgagtgtgtgagtaATGTATGTTTAGCCCACACCCTCCCACATGCGTTCACCAGTGTGTGAATGACATGTGTGTGAGTTGTTGTGAAAAGAACGTCACACTTTGTCACacgatctcacacacacacagacacacatagactCAAGTTGCCAACAGGTAGGCCAATGAGTTGacattttgtgtggaaaaagcCAGAGTCCGATGTTGCAGACCGGACCTTGGTGATGCTGGAAAGGTTCTCCACGCCACTCTGAGACCATGTTGCTGTTGTGGTTTGTGTGCGACTGTCTTGTTTATCTGCGAGGCAGGCGGCACCCTACGGGGGTGGGATGTAACCTACAGGAGCGAGTGAATGGGAAGAGGCAGGGtgaaaatgggggggggggggggggNNNNNNNNNNNNNNNNNNNNNNNNNNNNNNNNNNNNNNNNNNNNNNNNNNNNNNNNNNNNNNNNNNNNNNNNNNNNNNNNNNNNNNNNNNNNNNNNNNNNNNNNNNNNNNNNNNNNNNNNNNNNNNNNNNNNNNNNNNNNNNNNNNNNNNNNNNNNNNNNNNNNNNNNNNNNNNNNNNNNNNNNNNNNNNNNNNNNNNNNNNNNNNNNNNNNNNNNNNNNNNNNNNNNNNNNNNNNNNNNNNNNNNNNNNNNNNNNNNNNNNNNNNNNNNNNNNNNNNNNNNNNNNNNNNNNNNNNNNNNNNNNNNNNNNNNNNNNNNNNNNNNNNNNNNNNNNNNNNNNccccccccccccatcagcatcactaccaccaccaccaccaattACAGATATGAGcataagcacacacatgcagagttGGGCTTCATCAATAACTGGGCTGATGATGTCAGCCAATCCTTTTGTTCGAATTCAGTCTTAAAATAACACCTTTCACAAAAAGGTAAATATGTTTATCATTCATAACTCTAAAAGCCCATGCGTCAGAATGATCTATGGTTATTGTATACGTTTAACCCCAATCAGTGGCAGATGTACTCAGATATTTACTGTTACTTTACTAGTAAAGTGCAGGATATACCACTCACGTGGGTACAGAACATAGGCCGTTAATACAGAactattatactgtatatatatatatatatatt carries:
- the hmgn7 gene encoding high mobility group nucleosomal binding domain 7, with protein sequence MPKRKTAVTEGGDKDGGPQRRSARLSAKPAPLKPEPKVKKAAKKEKAVNDKKEDKKTKKAKENAEAEANEENHSENGEAKTNEVEDAPEEAKEEAKSE